From Leptidea sinapis chromosome 3, ilLepSina1.1, whole genome shotgun sequence, a single genomic window includes:
- the LOC126979612 gene encoding uncharacterized protein LOC126979612 isoform X2: MDTAGDVNTNDYNVTALHIFDYCGVDASSTLKVDVLMEKFAPFVQCNNVEYTHLKSLLDPKQNNPDITVSILAETLSKYSEDQKFRVNLDESFNLKGGLVPNDFDSGISTDGFQLVEELQCELREKCHLANQLRSQLEFTDRQHEEALAGITAERDSLRLHLNMLREENVTLSHARGDYEEACERLCSIEGALGESRRDLDVQRKQNKILKEQVTMLETEKLTLQDLLSKSKEECHRINEMYAGRQSVLLEENETFRTENALLVSRLQDQEECMEQIYKEKKSLEMELKNLMNKSNQNPFRLDNSIDVSYTEEQMLAALDSLNSETKFCTEQVSVSSQTDFGCSECVKRSKPLPRLKRLLWEPLKCLFQLFAVICFIFAVSVLYGVTRRWHARCGPTVPWGWLQPQDFIDLLFHIEHLSDSAPM, encoded by the exons ATGGACACTGCGGGAGATGTAAACACGAACG ATTACAACGTTACTGCTCTACATATATTTGATTATTGCGGAGTTGATGCTTCCAGCACCCTAAAAGTTGATGTTTTGATGGAAAAGTTCGCACCTTTCGTACAGTGTAACAA TGTTGAATATACCCATCTGAAGTCGCTCCTGGATCCAAAGCAAAATAATCCTGACATAACTGTTTCAATATTGGCAGAAACATTAAGTAAATATAGTGAGGATCAAAAGTTTAGAGTGAACTTAGATGAAAG TTTTAATTTGAAGGGTGGACTAGTTCCAAATGACTTTGACTCTGGTATTTCTACTGATG GTTTCCAACTAGTGGAAGAGTTACAGTGTGAGTTGAGAGAGAAGTGTCACTTGGCAAACCAACTCCGGAGTCAGCTGGAGTTTACAGACAGGCAGCATGAAGAAGCTCTTGCTGGTATAACAGCCGAGAGGGATTCATTACGGTTACATCTTAATAT gCTTCGTGAGGAAAACGTAACACTGAGCCATGCACGCGGTGACTATGAAGAAGCTTGCGAGCGGCTGTGCAGCATTGAGGGTGCTCTGGGAGAATCCAGGCGGGATCTGGATGTACAAAGGAAACAGAACAAGATTCTCAAGGAACAGGTCACGATGCTCGAGACTGAG AAATTGACGCTGCAAGATCTCCTGTCGAAATCTAAAGAGGAATGCCATCGCATCAACGAGATGTACGCGGGCCGGCAGTCGGTGTTGCTAGAGGAGAATGAGACCTTCCGCACAGAGAACGCCCTGCTTGTGTCCAGACTTCAGGACCAAGAGGAGTGTATGGAACAAATATACAAAGAAAAG AAAAGTCTGGAGATGGAACTAAAAAATCTTATGAACAAATCCAACCAGAATCCGTTCAGATTGGACAATTCCATAGATGTTAGTTACACGGAAGAACAGATGTTGGCAGCGCTCGACAGTCTCAACTCAGAGACCAAGTTTTGTACTG aacAAGTATCTGTATCGTCTCAAACAGATTTTGGTTGTTCTGAATGTGTGAAACGTAGCAAGCCCCTTCCAAGACTTAAGCGTTTGCTTTG gGAGCCGCTGAAGTGTCTTTTCCAGCTGTTTGCGGTGATCTGCTTCATATTCGCCGTTAGTGTACTGTACGGGGTAACACGTCGCTGGCACGCGCGCTGTGGACCCACTGTTCCCTGGGGATGGCTCCAGCCGCAGGACTTCATCGACCTGCTGTTCCACATCGAGCACCTCTCCGATTCGGCGCCCATGTAG
- the LOC126979612 gene encoding uncharacterized protein LOC126979612 isoform X1 has protein sequence MDTAGDVNTNDYNVTALHIFDYCGVDASSTLKVDVLMEKFAPFVQCNNVEYTHLKSLLDPKQNNPDITVSILAETLSKYSEDQKFRVNLDESFNLKGGLVPNDFDSGISTDGFQLVEELQCELREKCHLANQLRSQLEFTDRQHEEALAGITAERDSLRLHLNMLREENVTLSHARGDYEEACERLCSIEGALGESRRDLDVQRKQNKILKEQVTMLETEKLTLQDLLSKSKEECHRINEMYAGRQSVLLEENETFRTENALLVSRLQDQEECMEQIYKEKKSLEMELKNLMNKSNQNPFRLDNSIDVSYTEEQMLAALDSLNSETKFCTDNRILNEESFVNALREEHGRTNNISLLDEIRHSFSNMSRFSIHDMNPLLESSFVHIATQTSESDVYLNDYKVDNVSVDSQTDRICVEAKWTQTIGTVKNLPLVKRNMARVGKPRFMKNKNTMHSNMQTDELEPKYNNETMVHSCMQTDCYEFKTNNKNTMHSCMQADECELKTNIKNTVDSCMQKDDFLLKTNIKNTVDSCMQKDDFLLKINIKNTMDSCMQTDDFVLKTNNKNTADSCLQTEDFELRTNIKNTVHFSMQTDDFELNTNTKNTVDSFMQTDDFDLNEITEHVCLQTDNIELKINNNNDETCKECTKCFECEKPNEYVTKSKSDLQTSRNTSFDLEKYEKNLDILKNTVYEENEQNAILKQIVEYLKSKLESLEKSCLIQEEIINRVYCEKCCVEVQTVCEQVSVSSQTDFGCSECVKRSKPLPRLKRLLWEPLKCLFQLFAVICFIFAVSVLYGVTRRWHARCGPTVPWGWLQPQDFIDLLFHIEHLSDSAPM, from the exons ATGGACACTGCGGGAGATGTAAACACGAACG ATTACAACGTTACTGCTCTACATATATTTGATTATTGCGGAGTTGATGCTTCCAGCACCCTAAAAGTTGATGTTTTGATGGAAAAGTTCGCACCTTTCGTACAGTGTAACAA TGTTGAATATACCCATCTGAAGTCGCTCCTGGATCCAAAGCAAAATAATCCTGACATAACTGTTTCAATATTGGCAGAAACATTAAGTAAATATAGTGAGGATCAAAAGTTTAGAGTGAACTTAGATGAAAG TTTTAATTTGAAGGGTGGACTAGTTCCAAATGACTTTGACTCTGGTATTTCTACTGATG GTTTCCAACTAGTGGAAGAGTTACAGTGTGAGTTGAGAGAGAAGTGTCACTTGGCAAACCAACTCCGGAGTCAGCTGGAGTTTACAGACAGGCAGCATGAAGAAGCTCTTGCTGGTATAACAGCCGAGAGGGATTCATTACGGTTACATCTTAATAT gCTTCGTGAGGAAAACGTAACACTGAGCCATGCACGCGGTGACTATGAAGAAGCTTGCGAGCGGCTGTGCAGCATTGAGGGTGCTCTGGGAGAATCCAGGCGGGATCTGGATGTACAAAGGAAACAGAACAAGATTCTCAAGGAACAGGTCACGATGCTCGAGACTGAG AAATTGACGCTGCAAGATCTCCTGTCGAAATCTAAAGAGGAATGCCATCGCATCAACGAGATGTACGCGGGCCGGCAGTCGGTGTTGCTAGAGGAGAATGAGACCTTCCGCACAGAGAACGCCCTGCTTGTGTCCAGACTTCAGGACCAAGAGGAGTGTATGGAACAAATATACAAAGAAAAG AAAAGTCTGGAGATGGAACTAAAAAATCTTATGAACAAATCCAACCAGAATCCGTTCAGATTGGACAATTCCATAGATGTTAGTTACACGGAAGAACAGATGTTGGCAGCGCTCGACAGTCTCAACTCAGAGACCAAGTTTTGTACTG ATAACCGTATATTAAACGAAGAGTCATTCGTAAATGCCTTAAGAGAAGAACATGGTCGTACAAATAATATTTCCCTTTTGGATGAAATTCGACATAGCTTCTCTAATATGTCAAGATTTAGTATCCACGATATGAATCCGCTGTTAGAAAGTTCTTTCGTTCATATTGCAACTCAAACATCCGAAAGTGATGTctatttaaatgattataagGTTGATAATGTTAGTGTTGATTCACAAACTGACAGGATATGTGTTGAGGCAAAATGGACTCAAACTATTGGCACAGTCAAAAACTTGCCACTAGTGAAAAGAAACATGGCTCGTGTTGGCAAACCCAGATTTATGAAGAACAAAAACACGATGCATTCTAATATGCAAACAGACGAACTTGAACCCAAGTACAATAATGAAACCATGGTCCATTCCTGTATGCAAACAGATTGTTATGAATTTAAGAccaataataaaaacaccatgCATTCTTGCATGCAAGCAGACGAATGCGAACTTAAgaccaatattaaaaatactgtgGATTCTTGTATGCAAAAAGACGATTTTCTACTTAAgaccaatattaaaaatactgtgGATTCTTGTATGCAAAAAGACGATTTTCTACTTaagatcaatattaaaaatacgatGGATTCTTGTATGCAAACAGACGATTTTGTACTTAAGACCAATAATAAAAACACGGCGGATTCTTGTCTGCAAACAGAGGATTTCGAACTTAggactaatattaaaaatacggTTCATTTTAGTATGCAAACAGACGATTTTGAACTTAATACCAATACTAAAAACACGGTAGATTCTTTTATGCAAACAGATGATTTTGATCTCAATGAAATCACGGAGCATGTTTGCCTGCAAACAGACAATATTGAACTCaagatcaataataataatgatgaaacTTGCAAAGAATGTACGAAGTGTTTCGAGTGTGAGAAGCCTAATGAATATGTAACTAAATCGAAAAGTGACTTACAAACTTCACGCAACACGAGTTTTGATTTGGAGAAGTACGAAAAAAATTtggatatattaaaaaataccgtCTACGAAGAAAACGAGCAAAACGCAATCTTAAAACAAATCGTCGAATATTTAAAATCGAAGTTAGAGTCATTGGAAAAGTCGTGTCTTATTCAAGAAGAGATTATAAATAGAGTATACTGTGAAAAGTGTTGCGTTGAAGTGCAAACAGTTTGTG aacAAGTATCTGTATCGTCTCAAACAGATTTTGGTTGTTCTGAATGTGTGAAACGTAGCAAGCCCCTTCCAAGACTTAAGCGTTTGCTTTG gGAGCCGCTGAAGTGTCTTTTCCAGCTGTTTGCGGTGATCTGCTTCATATTCGCCGTTAGTGTACTGTACGGGGTAACACGTCGCTGGCACGCGCGCTGTGGACCCACTGTTCCCTGGGGATGGCTCCAGCCGCAGGACTTCATCGACCTGCTGTTCCACATCGAGCACCTCTCCGATTCGGCGCCCATGTAG
- the LOC126979618 gene encoding uncharacterized protein LOC126979618 isoform X1 has product MNFNSSLRMGLTSNTGLLSSLPQRSVCVKEKSNNIELRCEVTPAPYILRPYAGLYNPFSHGCSVLCNHPADANAKEYVKRVKDAWAHDGRTHCFHEDLSKFQDQSDKDKNRTPHDIVTEDMFRRYTETDSRPHTPAPTLASGKSRGSRRCLTPDQPHPKTTIVVDLRRSHSQETLYYHGYTTSEAIPCNTSTTIDRSTLPSLNLSEATHTRLVKGECEQLPPLASPLVLTKRTTREPMERKKNQLKALNIGKTLKIKKSDIPTSQRSKNDKETNDKADSIAPIDDEGGEIRRRGKRRRKGRGGGSDRLTSAGLAAQAQQDPETQVAGIGTDSHNSSSRPSLAAPSDDVIVLPLVKTAFSKKTDSFLDDDILKFLHREVDEEAIETEFDVKRRYVLEEALRTRPDRALSQEMHALLRELRSPAVCLGDWLHVPRVFSRKNSQFGLPTDSNDLEKLTAMQYASRFVTLKKSKQLLYLTVLRKFRPNSYRMPKKDIQEGLILMMGGIMTHEQATQYESIMEWQHYLDEDFSDEIKLHMLDTYRKQNAEGDTGESVINTIKYRTWCGLCAICERMYGRFPPRDKDPPEGIELSDFTMIETKLSALNVHRGLLEILNTIRSR; this is encoded by the exons ATGAATTTCAATTCTAGTTTAAGAATGGGGTTGACCAGCAACACGGGTTTATTATCAAGCTTGCCTCAAAGATCAGTTTGTGTTAAGGAAAAG AGCAACAATATAGAGTTGAGATGCGAAGTAACACCAGCGCCGTACATTCTGAGACCCTACGCCGGTCTGTACAACCCATTCTCACACGGATGCTCGGTTCTCTGCAACCATCCAGCCGATGCCAACGCCAAAGAATATGTTAAACGGGTGAAAGATGCTTGG GCACACGATGGGAGGACTCATTGCTTTCACGAAGACCTGTCGAAGTTTCAAGACCAATCAGACAAGGATAAAAACAGGACGCCGCATGATATTGTCACCGAAGATATGTTTCGGCG ATACACGGAGACAGATTCCCGACCACATACTCCGGCACCCACTCTCGCTAGCGGCAAGTCCCGCGGCTCTCGAAGATGTCTCACGCCTGACCAGCCGCATCCAAAGACAACTATTGTGGTAGACCTACGGAGGAGTCACAGCCAA GAGACTCTCTATTACCACGGCTACACAACATCTGAAGCGATACCATGCAACACAAGTACTACGATTGACAGATCCACCTTACCATCTCTGAACCTCTCCGAAGCTACACACACCAGGCTTGTCAAAGGTGAATGCGAACAGCTGCCACCGCTTGCTTCTCCGCTGGTTCTGACAAAAAGAACTACTAGAGAACCCATGGAAAGGAAAAAG AATCAACTCAAGGCGCTTAATATTGGAAAaacacttaaaattaaaaagtctgACATACCCACTTCTCAGCGATCGAAGAATGACAAAGAGACCAATGATAAAGCAGACAGTATAGCACCTATAGACGATGAAG GTGGTGAAATCCGAAGACGTGGAAAGCGCCGGCGGAAGGGTCGCGGAGGTGGCAGTGATCGACTGACGTCTGCGGGGCTTGCAGCGCAGGCACAACAAGATCCTGAAACACAG GTCGCAGGTATTGGCACAGATTCGCACAACTCCAGCTCCCGTCCGTCGCTAGCGGCGCCAAGCGATGACGTCATTGTACTACCACTAGTCAAGACCGCCTTTTCCAAGAAAACTGACTCCTTTCTCGATGATGACATACTCAAGTTCTTGCATAGAGAAGTGGACGAAGAGGCTATTGAAACAGAGTTTGATGTTAAG CGTCGATACGTATTAGAGGAGGCCCTTCGAACTCGTCCGGATCGTGCGCTCAGCCAGGAGATGCATGCTCTGCTCCGCGAGTTACGGTCCCCTGCTGTCTGCCTTGGAGACTGGCTACACGTACCTCGCGTCTTCTCCAGAAAAAACTCGCAATTCGGACTGCCGACTGACTCCAATGACCTGGAaa AACTGACAGCGATGCAGTACGCCTCAAGATTCGTCACGTTAAAGAAGTCGAAACAATTGCTATATTTGACAGTACTTAGGAAGTTCAGGCCCAATTCGTATAGGATGCCAAAAAAG GACATACAAGAAGGTCTCATTCTAATGATGGGCGGCATAATGACACATGAGCAGGCAACACAGTATGAAAGTATCATGGAGTGGCAACACTACCTAGACGAAGATTTCTCGgatgaaataaaattgcatATGCTTGACACATATCGTAAGCAAAACGCCGAAGGTGATACTGGCGAG TCAGTTATCAACACTATAAAGTATAGAACATGGTGTGGCTTGTGCGCCATTTGTGAACGCATGTACGGTCGGTTCCCACCCAGAGACAAGGATCCACCTGAAggg atcGAGCTCAGCGACTTTACAATGATAGAAACAAAATTATCCGCCTTGAACGTTCATCGTGGATTACtcgaaatattaaatacaattcgGTCGCGCTGA
- the LOC126979618 gene encoding uncharacterized protein LOC126979618 isoform X2, whose amino-acid sequence MLPFVISTTKLLQIKKRQDKTNHKNKIEPSIVLHDPAKCRNRKPLKILPPFSTSCECSLKHVTHIVVNYAPKSRKRGVSNIVLSMTWEENGQKKRIKLPNLKLPSKKPKKNKLAKDSRNYENDEFFLKLENQLKALNIGKTLKIKKSDIPTSQRSKNDKETNDKADSIAPIDDEGGEIRRRGKRRRKGRGGGSDRLTSAGLAAQAQQDPETQVAGIGTDSHNSSSRPSLAAPSDDVIVLPLVKTAFSKKTDSFLDDDILKFLHREVDEEAIETEFDVKRRYVLEEALRTRPDRALSQEMHALLRELRSPAVCLGDWLHVPRVFSRKNSQFGLPTDSNDLEKLTAMQYASRFVTLKKSKQLLYLTVLRKFRPNSYRMPKKDIQEGLILMMGGIMTHEQATQYESIMEWQHYLDEDFSDEIKLHMLDTYRKQNAEGDTGESVINTIKYRTWCGLCAICERMYGRFPPRDKDPPEGIELSDFTMIETKLSALNVHRGLLEILNTIRSR is encoded by the exons ATGTTGCCTTTTGTAATATCTACTACGAAATTACTGCAAATCAAAAAAAGGCAAGACAAGACTAATCATAAGAATAAGATAGAACCAAGTATCGTACTGCATGATCCAGCGAAATGTAGAAATAGAAAGCCACTAAAGATTCTACCACCATTCTCAACATCTTGTGAGTGTTCTTTAAAGCATGTTACACATATAGTTGTGAACTATGCACCAAAGAGTAGAAAGAGGGGTGtttcaaatattgttttatctaTGACGTGGGAGGAAAACGGCCAGAAGAAGAGGATAAAGTTGCCAAACTTAAAACTGCCCTCAAAGAAacctaagaaaaataaattggcGAAGGATTCTCGAAATTACGAGAATGATGAATTCTTTTTAAAGTTAGAG AATCAACTCAAGGCGCTTAATATTGGAAAaacacttaaaattaaaaagtctgACATACCCACTTCTCAGCGATCGAAGAATGACAAAGAGACCAATGATAAAGCAGACAGTATAGCACCTATAGACGATGAAG GTGGTGAAATCCGAAGACGTGGAAAGCGCCGGCGGAAGGGTCGCGGAGGTGGCAGTGATCGACTGACGTCTGCGGGGCTTGCAGCGCAGGCACAACAAGATCCTGAAACACAG GTCGCAGGTATTGGCACAGATTCGCACAACTCCAGCTCCCGTCCGTCGCTAGCGGCGCCAAGCGATGACGTCATTGTACTACCACTAGTCAAGACCGCCTTTTCCAAGAAAACTGACTCCTTTCTCGATGATGACATACTCAAGTTCTTGCATAGAGAAGTGGACGAAGAGGCTATTGAAACAGAGTTTGATGTTAAG CGTCGATACGTATTAGAGGAGGCCCTTCGAACTCGTCCGGATCGTGCGCTCAGCCAGGAGATGCATGCTCTGCTCCGCGAGTTACGGTCCCCTGCTGTCTGCCTTGGAGACTGGCTACACGTACCTCGCGTCTTCTCCAGAAAAAACTCGCAATTCGGACTGCCGACTGACTCCAATGACCTGGAaa AACTGACAGCGATGCAGTACGCCTCAAGATTCGTCACGTTAAAGAAGTCGAAACAATTGCTATATTTGACAGTACTTAGGAAGTTCAGGCCCAATTCGTATAGGATGCCAAAAAAG GACATACAAGAAGGTCTCATTCTAATGATGGGCGGCATAATGACACATGAGCAGGCAACACAGTATGAAAGTATCATGGAGTGGCAACACTACCTAGACGAAGATTTCTCGgatgaaataaaattgcatATGCTTGACACATATCGTAAGCAAAACGCCGAAGGTGATACTGGCGAG TCAGTTATCAACACTATAAAGTATAGAACATGGTGTGGCTTGTGCGCCATTTGTGAACGCATGTACGGTCGGTTCCCACCCAGAGACAAGGATCCACCTGAAggg atcGAGCTCAGCGACTTTACAATGATAGAAACAAAATTATCCGCCTTGAACGTTCATCGTGGATTACtcgaaatattaaatacaattcgGTCGCGCTGA